Within the Deinococcus peraridilitoris DSM 19664 genome, the region TCGTCACGCAGGGTCGTCTGCGTGACGCGCTGCACACATACGAGCGTGGCCTTCAGGTGGCGCATCCGGCCGGCGAGGCGATCGTACGGGGCTCGGCGGACATGCACGTCGGCATGAGCGAACTTTACCGGGAGTGGAACGACCTGACGGCCGCACGGCAGCACCTCCAGCGGAATGACATGCTTGGCCCACTGTTGGGGCTGCCGCAGCACGAGTGGCGTGCCCGCGTGGCTCTTGCGGGCGTGCACGCGGCGCAGGGTGAGCTGGATGACGCGCTGCGTCTGCTCGACGAAGCTCAAGGGCGGTACGTACCCGACTTCTTCCCGGTCGTCCGCCCCATACCAGCCATGAAGGTGCAGATACTGCTCGTACACGGCCACTTGCGAGGCGCGGAGGACTGGGTGCGGGCCGCGGGTGTGACCCCGCAGGATGACGTGACCTACGTCCGTGAGTTCGAACTCGTCACGCTGGCACGCGTCCTGCTCGCACGCGCCAAAACGGACGTCGTGAACCACACACCGCACGACATCCAAGATCTTCTGACGCGCCTTGAGCGGGCGGCGGTGAAGGGTGGCCGCAACGGGAGCTTGATCGAGATTCTGGTCCTTCAGGCGCTTGCGCTCGACGCTGAGGGTGAGGGCGCGAACGTGCTGATTCCGCTGGGGCGCGCACTCGAACTGGCCGAACCAGAGGGCTACGCACGCTTGTTTCTGAGGGAAGGCGCCAGGATGACGGGGCTCCTCAATCGAGCGAAAAAGCGAGGCATCACGCCCTCGTACGCTCGTGACCTGCTCGCCGCGCTGGACCCCACCACCCCTGCGCCCCGCCCAGCTGCATTCACGGGCGAAACGCTGAGTGACCGTGAGCTCACTGTGCTGCGCTGGCTCGCTTCCGACCTGAGCGGGCCGGACATCGCCCGCGAGCTCGGGGTGTCGCTCAACACACTACGAACGCACACAAAGCGAATCTACGACAAGCTCGGTGTACACGACCGACGCGGGGCCGTCCGCCGAGCGCGGGACCTCAACGTCATCTGATCGACACGCCGTCTCCGGCAGCGCAACCCAGGCAGGGCGCCTCTGCCGTGACGGTCACCACATGTGGTGACGCCACGTCACCATGTCGCTACCTATCGTGCGTTCGCGGTCAAGGGAACGGGCCACGCAAGGAGGACGCATATGACGATCACACAAGCAGGACTGTTGCGCACGGGAGGAGCCGCGGCCGCGACCGCTGGGCTGCTATTCATGATGGTGCAGACGCTTCACCCGGCCGAGGTGGTCACGAACGTCGCCACCCCGCGCTGGGCGGTCGTACATGACCTGACGATGCTAATGGCAATTTTGGGGTTGTTGGGTGTCTCGGCAGTGTATGCGCGTCACGCGCGGCGCGCAGGCTGGGTTGGGTTGGTGGGGTTTTTGTTGCTGTTCACGTGGCTGGTGCTCGTTTCGGCCTTCACATTCGTCGAGGCGTTCATCCTGCCGCTGTTAGTGGTAGACGCGCCCCGTTTCGTGGAGGCCGTTCTTGGGATCTTCAGTGGTCAACCTGGGGAGATGGACCTCGGACTGCTTGCAGCGGCCGGGCCGTTATCCGGGGTGCTGTACATTCTGGGAGCGCTCGGGTTCGGCGTGGCGACGATCCGCGCGGGTGTCCTGCCGCGGGGGGCGGGCGGGTTGCTGGTAGTGGCGGCGCTGGCGCCACTTGCGGTGTCGGTTCTGCCGCACTCCTTTCAGCGCATCGCGGCGGTCCCAATGGGACTCAGTTTGCTCTGGTTGGGGTTGGCGTTGTGGTGGGAGCGGCGTGTTGAGGTGACCGGAAGCGTCCATGATCGAGACAGCGGCGAGGTTGATTCGAAGCGATGGAGTGCCTGATCGTCCGGAGCAGGGACGGCAGTTATGCGTCATCGACACCTTCACCCTGGAACGCGTCGAACGACACCGGCTGCTCGTGCGTCCGCAACGCTCCACCATCAGTCCCTTCTGCACCCAACTCACCGGCTTGCGGCCGCAGGACGTGGAGGACGGCCTGACCTTCCGGGATGCCTGCATGACGCTTGAACGTCAGCATCGCGCTTCTTCGCGTTCATGGGTGAGTTGGGGGGAGTACGACCGCAAGCAGTTCGAGCATCAGTGCCGGGTCGAGCGCGTCCCGTTCCCCTTCTCGTCGCAATATACCAACGCCAAGACGGCGTTCTCGCGAACGTTTGATCTCAGGAAGAAGCTGGGGATGCACGAAGCACTTCAACTGGCGGGCTTGTCGCTGGAAGGGCGTCATCATCGAAGGGACGATGACGCGTGGAACCTCGGAGCGCGAGGGTGTCAAGGGAAGTGGCTCTTCCGCAATCTGCGTGCTGAAGTCAGGCGGCCAGCAGAACCTTTTTACGCAGCAGCTCGAATGATCCCCGACCAAACATCTGGCGTTTCACCAGCTTCAAGCGGTTCGCCACGCCCTCCGTGGGGCCGTTCGACCACGACGTCGAGCAGGCTGCGACGAGGGCGGACCATTCATACCGCAAGCCGTCCACGAATGCCTGAAGCGATTTCAAGCCGCTCTGCTCCACCTCGTCACGCCAGCTTCCCAACAGTTCCGGAGTACGTTCCAGCAGTGCCCGCACGAGCGTCCTGGTCAAACGACAAAGCTCAGCCAGCTCAGGGAACGTCGACAACAACAGCGCCACTACCTGCCGCTGTCTTGGGCAGAACGGACGCCCATGAGGACGCCTGCCCGCAACTGGGAGTACGGCGAGACGGATCTCAACCTCCTTGTGCTTGGCGTGGTCATCGAAGGCTTCACCTTGCCGCTGGTGTGGACGGCCCTGCCGCACGGCGGGAGTAGCGACACGGCGGCTCGTTCTCGTCTGGTCGCCCGTCTCTTGAAGGTGCTGCCCGCGAAGCGGTGGTGCGCTCTGGTCGCGGACCGCGAATTTATCGGCAGCGAGTGGTTCACGTTTCTGCGACGTCGCAAGATCAAGCGGTGCCTGCGCATTCGGGCGGACACGCAGATCGACGGTCTGCGGCTCGATGAGGGCTGGGCGTACGTCGAGCCGGGACAGGTCGTTGGCCTGCTGGAGAAAGCCAACATCTTCGGCTCAATCATGCAACTGGTCGTGACGCGCACCCCAGATGGCGAACTGCTGGCGCTTGCGACAGACTTGAAAATTGACGAGACCAGAGCGATGTACCGCTTACGGTGGACGGTGGAACGTACGTTCAGCTCGCAAAAATCCAGGGGTTTTGACTTGGAGGGTTCAGCGATGACAAGGTCGGATCGACTTGAGCGCTTGTTCGGCGTGGTGACGCTGGCGCTGGTGTGGTGCCTGAGAGTCGGGGTGTGGTGTCACGCGACTCGACCGATCAAGCGCAAACAGCACGGTCGAAGGGCGGTGAGCCTCGTGAGGTACGACCTTGAACGCCTCGCTGCCGCTCTACGTTGGCAGACAGACGACCAAGCCGCACTGCTGGGTCTCGTCATGCAGCCTTTTCCCGCTCCTGCATGATATTCACCTCAAAATGTGGGGTACTGAGGCTTCGATCATGCAGCAGCCTGAACGCCCCGTCAAGCCGTCCCACAATGACCAAGAGATAATTTGAACACCTTCTGCCCCGCTGTCCCGCTGGTCATCATCTGACGGCATGCAATTCGTGCGCCTTCAGGTTTCTGGAACAATTTATTGACATTTGCCCGTTCCGAATCAAGCGCATGCCATAAAGTTCCACACAAAAATCCTTATACCGGAGGCGAACATGAAGCGTTACTGGCGTGAAAATAATCTGAGCATCGTCATGACCATCATCTTTCTTCTGCTCTGGATTGGACAGTCCCTGGCGGGCTGGGCAGAACTCAATACGGAACGCCAAGACCACGGCGGAAATCCCCTCACCTACGCGCATTACCTCGGCACCGCGCACTTCTGGGAAGCCACCACCGAGAACTGGGAAAGTGAATTTTTGCAAATGGGCGCATACGTCCTGCTGACCGTGTGGTTGCGACAGAAGGGCTCCTCAGAGTCGAAGAAAGTTGATGAGGAAGAACCCGTTGACGAAGATCCCAACACGGCCCGCAGTCGTCCAGACGCACCTGGCCCCGTTCGTCAGGGTGGAATGATCCTGCGGCTTTACCAGAACTCTCTGTCCATGGCATTCTTCGCGCTCTTCGCGGTATCGTTCGTGCTGCACGCGATCAGCAGTTTAAAAGAACACAATCAGGAAGCATCAGCGCACGGGAGTGAACTGCAAACACTCGGGGAGTATCTGCAGTCACCCACCTTCTGGTTCCAATCACTTCAGAACTGGCAGAGCGAGTTCCTAGCGGTGGTGAGCATTGTCGTACTGTCCATCTGGCTCCGCCAGAAGGGCTCGCCGGAATCCAAGCCAGTTGCTGCGCCGCATTCCTCAACCGGTAAATGAACTACAGGGTGTACACAATCAACGCGAGTGCTTCGATCCTGACTACTCTTTGTAAGTTAGGTATGGGACACGACGTGGCAGACCGAACTACTCTGGGTGCCCAAAACCGGTTTTGAGCAAGCGTCGCCACGTCGCCCAGTCCCGGCCCCAAAGCCCGTACAGCTGCGTGAATCTCCAAGTTCGTTTCTGCAAGGTTGGGTTCGGCCGGAACACGTCCCGGGAGGTCCTATATGACGAACCCGGAACTCTTCGTCGGTATTGATGTTTCCCAGGCGCGTCTCGATGTCGCCCTCCACCCCTCTGGGGAGACCTTCCATGTCACCAACGACGAAGGCGGCTTTGAGCTGCTCTGCACCCGCCTGGCCGCGTTGTCGCCTACGCTGATCGTCTGTGAGGCCACCGGTGGAATGGAGCGCCCAGTCGTGCTGGCCAGCACGCTCGCACACCTGCCCATCGCGGTCGTGAATGCTCGGCAGGTCCGCAATTTTGCAAGAGCGACAGGCCAGCTGGCCAAGACCGACCGCCTCGATGCCCTGATCCTCGCTCACTTCGCGCAGGCTGTGCGGCCAGAGGTGCGCCTTGTCCGTGACGAACAGATCCGTCATCTTGAAGCGCTCGCCGTTCGGCGCCGGCAAATCGTCACGATGTTGACGGCAGAACGAAACCGGCTGGGGGCCACCCACGATCAAGGCGTCCGAATTCATATCGAACACTTGATTGCCCACCTCCAAACGCTCCGCAAAGACCTGGACCGAGAGTTGTTGGACGCAGTGCAGGCTCACCCAGCGACACAGCACCGCTTCGAGCTGCTGTGCAGTGCGCCAGGGATCGGTCCAGTGGTCGCTCTGACGCTCCTCTCAGCGTTGCCGGAACTTGGCATGCTGTCCCGAGGGCAGGTTGCTGGGCTGGTGGGGGTCGCCCCACTCAATCGGGACAGCGGACGAATGCGGGGAAGACGCACAACCTGGGGTGGCCGGGCAGAAGTCCGCACCGCGCTGTACATGGCAACCACCGTCGCCGTGAGGCACAATCCAACCATCAAGGCGCACTATGAGCAACTTGTCGCCAGGGGGAAACCAAAGATGGTGGCACTGATCGCCTGCCTGCGAAAGTTCGTTGTCCACTTGAACGCCATGATTCGAGCTGATGAACCGTGGCGCGACCAGCCCGGCGTAGCAATGAAACCCGATGAGTCGGTCGGTAGCATAAGCTAGAGGAGCCGACTTCGAAGTGAGCCAACAGAGCTCGTGCCGGTCCGACACGGATCCTTGTTCGAGGTCGGCATTTTGTGTTGTCAATAGCTTGAGCGGGGCGTTGGCGTTTGGCGACCACAGGACACGTCCTGTGGTCGCCAAACGCCAACGCCCCGAAGGATTCACCTTGACATTCAAGACAGCTGCTCAAAACGTGGCATGAGGGCTCCGAGAGCGCGCCAGGACGCAGGCGAAGGATGTTGCAGGAGGTCTTGCAGGGTGTCGAGGCCGAGCCGGAAGACGCTGATCTGGTTGTAGCCGTGCTTCTTGGCCTTCAGGTGCTGCCTGGCCGCCTCAAGCCTTCCGGTGAGGCAGGCCCATACAAAGGCAAGCGAGACGGCCACCAAGAGGGTCGAGACACGGGCCGCGTTCGTTAAACCCGTGTCTTCGATGTTAAAGCCTCGGGATTTCAGCGCCGAGTGCAGGTTTTCGCATTGCCACCTGTGGGCGTAGCGAACCAGATTCTTGCGGCCCCAACCACGATAAGCCAAGTACAACATTTCGCCAGCCGCGTTTTTGGTGGCCAGAACACGGAGGCGCACCCCATAAACCAGCGACGTGGTGTGCCACACACGCAACTCGCCGCCCTTGAGCTTACGAAAGCAGGCCCACACTGGGACACCGTTCAGTGGGGAATCAGCGCGAAGTCGAATGCAGGGGGCAATGCCGTGCTGATCGAGGAAAGCGAACCAGCCCTTGCCCACGAACTCCCACACTCCTGCGATGTTGCGCTCACCCCGCACAGCCAGCAAGCGTTGCAGGAGCGCTTTCCGGTCGGTTTGCGCGCTGGCACCACCGTGTGGGAGCAGGGACCAGAGCAGCGGGAAGCTGAATGACTGCCAGGTGGCGGACAGCAGCAGGATGTTCACGTCTTTCTTCCCCAGCTTCCAGTTGCGGGCAGGCGTCCTCAAGGGCGTCCGTTCTGCCCAAGATGGCTGAAATCGAATGGTCGGCGCTGGAACGACAGTGTCTGAAGCGGCGCATCGAAGACACCAAGAGCCTGGAGCGCGAAACCAAGGCGTGGCAGCAAGAGCGCAACGCTCGAAATATCACCGTGAACTGGCAGTTCAAGACCCAGGACGCACGCGTTAAACTCGCCCGCCTCTACCCCAAACTCGAACAGCCCTAGCTATCCCTGTGGCCTTGGACTAGTCGAGTAAAGCCAGATACGCGCCACTCTGGTACACCGAACCCTGATCGCTGTGGTGGATCAGCCCCGCCACGCTCCCCGCTCGCTGATTGCCATCTTCAATGCAGCACACACCAGCGGCGCGTCCGGACGTTACGACAAAGCCCAGCCCACGATCTTCCTTGAATACCCGTCGAGTACGCAGGCCAGGTACACGAAACCCGTCAGGACGTGCACGAAGGTGAAGTCCGCATGCCAACGGCTCGCCGGGACAGGGCCGCCCCGGTCGCGCCTCGATCCACACCTGATCCGGTCCACTGGGCACAATCTTCTCGTCCCGAAGCAGATTCGGAATGCCAGCCGCTGGAAGGCCAGGGGTGTTCTTCTTGCGAGGCCTCACCCGGCACTGCAACTGGTGCTGCTTCATCACCCTGCGGACCCGCATGTGATTCACCTGCCGATGACGCCGACCGAGCTCATGGGTCACTCGCCGGTACCCGTAACCTGAGCAGTCGAGGATCACCTGCTCGATCTCCTGGCGCAGCTGGTCGTCATTGATTCCTTGAGTTCTTTCCCTTTTCAGGGTCTTTTGGTAGTGCACACTGGCGCGGTTCACCTTCAGCAACTGACATTGGCGGCGCACCGAGATTCCTGCCTTTTCGGCTGGCAGGATCATTTGCCGCCGATTGAGCCTGCCTCGGTTTTGCGTACTTTCAGTTACGCCGCCTCGCGTTCCCTGAACTGCTCGAATTCTACCGGGGTCTTGTAGCCCAACGTCTAGGGTGTGTCTGGCGGATCAGAGCCAGAGCATGATGGCAGCGAGATGGACGGCAGAGAGGAAATGCCGTCCGCGTTTTTCATAGCGGGTGGCGACAGCGCGGAAATCCTTGAGCCGATTGATACAACGCTCGACCACATTGCGGCCCTTATAGGCTTTCGCATCAAACCTGGGCGGCCGTCCACCCTTTGAGCCTCGTTTGAGCCGGGCCTTCTTGGCATCTTCGCGCTCAGGACAAACACAGCGAATGCCTCGGGCCCGCAGTTGACGTCGATAGCAACGTGCCCCATAGGCTCGGTCAACACGCAACGTGGTCGGACGTTTGCGGGGCCGACCTGGGACGTCCCGTGGGACCCGAATCTCATCAAGGAGTGGGACCAGAAAGGTTGGATCAGAAGCTTGGCCGACCGAAACCAGCACGGCCAGAGGACGGGCGAGTCCGTCACTCAGGACATGAATCTTGCTGGTGCGTCCCCACGACTGGATCCCAGCCATTCGTCTGCGATGAGCCCCTTTTTTCTGCTTTGGTAAGCGTTTTTCTTGCCCCTGTGGCACTGCGGTGCGCTTTGATGTGGGTGCTGTCCAAGGCGGCCCCTTCCCAGTCGATGAGGCCGTCTTGGTCAGCATGAGCTTGCAGGGTCTGAAGCAAACGGTGCCAGGTGCCGTCTCTCGACCAGCGCACGAACCGGTCGTAACAGGTTTGCCAGGAACCGTAGCGACGCGGAATGTCACGCCAATCGCCCAGCGGCCAAAACCGCTTTTGGCCGCGCTGTCAGGGCGAGTAGGGAGCGCCAGTTTTGAGGCGCCAGAGGATGCCGTTGATGACTTTGCGGTGTGGGTTGTAGGGCTGACCACGTCTCGGATTGCTCGGAAGCAAGGGTTCGAGCGCTGCCCACTGCGCTTTCGTCATGTCCGTCCGGTGCATCCCAAAAACCTACCTACTCCCCATGAGTTCCGCCAGACAGACCCTAGCGCGAAGACCGCAACGCAGCCCAGCAACGTCTGAAAGGATACGGTCAAGGCCATGCCGGCCAAGCCGAGTGCAGCGAAGCTCACCCCAAGAATCAGTACCAGCGGCGGCGCCAGCCACCGCTCGGCTTGCCGCAGCAATGGATACTGCAGCGCGATGGCCAGGCCAGCGTTCATACCGTACAGCCAAGGTATAGCCGCCTCTCCAGCGAGCGCGTTGCCTTTCAAGGTTACCGCGACATTCAGCTGTACCACCAGGGCGCTGTAGCCCATCATCAGCATGGTGAACAGGACAAAGCGGCGGTCGCGTGTCACCACGCCGAGTCCTGAGAGGCCACCTGTCGGTGAGGTCCCGTGGAGTTTTGGCAGGCTGAGGATCAGGAATACAAATGCGACGACATAAACTGATGCGGAGACCAGCGTGACTGTCTTGAAGTCAGACCGAATCAGCAAAGCCCCGAGCAGTGGGCCAATCACCATATCGAAAT harbors:
- a CDS encoding transposase — its product is MALLLSTFPELAELCRLTRTLVRALLERTPELLGSWRDEVEQSGLKSLQAFVDGLRYEWSALVAACSTSWSNGPTEGVANRLKLVKRQMFGRGSFELLRKKVLLAA
- a CDS encoding IS4 family transposase, producing the protein MRTPARNWEYGETDLNLLVLGVVIEGFTLPLVWTALPHGGSSDTAARSRLVARLLKVLPAKRWCALVADREFIGSEWFTFLRRRKIKRCLRIRADTQIDGLRLDEGWAYVEPGQVVGLLEKANIFGSIMQLVVTRTPDGELLALATDLKIDETRAMYRLRWTVERTFSSQKSRGFDLEGSAMTRSDRLERLFGVVTLALVWCLRVGVWCHATRPIKRKQHGRRAVSLVRYDLERLAAALRWQTDDQAALLGLVMQPFPAPA
- a CDS encoding DUF6766 family protein — translated: MKRYWRENNLSIVMTIIFLLLWIGQSLAGWAELNTERQDHGGNPLTYAHYLGTAHFWEATTENWESEFLQMGAYVLLTVWLRQKGSSESKKVDEEEPVDEDPNTARSRPDAPGPVRQGGMILRLYQNSLSMAFFALFAVSFVLHAISSLKEHNQEASAHGSELQTLGEYLQSPTFWFQSLQNWQSEFLAVVSIVVLSIWLRQKGSPESKPVAAPHSSTGK
- a CDS encoding IS110 family transposase, which encodes MTNPELFVGIDVSQARLDVALHPSGETFHVTNDEGGFELLCTRLAALSPTLIVCEATGGMERPVVLASTLAHLPIAVVNARQVRNFARATGQLAKTDRLDALILAHFAQAVRPEVRLVRDEQIRHLEALAVRRRQIVTMLTAERNRLGATHDQGVRIHIEHLIAHLQTLRKDLDRELLDAVQAHPATQHRFELLCSAPGIGPVVALTLLSALPELGMLSRGQVAGLVGVAPLNRDSGRMRGRRTTWGGRAEVRTALYMATTVAVRHNPTIKAHYEQLVARGKPKMVALIACLRKFVVHLNAMIRADEPWRDQPGVAMKPDESVGSIS
- a CDS encoding IS3 family transposase; protein product: MILPAEKAGISVRRQCQLLKVNRASVHYQKTLKRERTQGINDDQLRQEIEQVILDCSGYGYRRVTHELGRRHRQVNHMRVRRVMKQHQLQCRVRPRKKNTPGLPAAGIPNLLRDEKIVPSGPDQVWIEARPGRPCPGEPLACGLHLRARPDGFRVPGLRTRRVFKEDRGLGFVVTSGRAAGVCCIEDGNQRAGSVAGLIHHSDQGSVYQSGAYLALLD